In Apium graveolens cultivar Ventura chromosome 10, ASM990537v1, whole genome shotgun sequence, the following are encoded in one genomic region:
- the LOC141693186 gene encoding aspartic proteinase PCS1-like produces MATSLRLLVLNIIIIITSVSTCSCKNTPSSLLLPLKTKFIPSGSLPKPPNKLSFHHNVSLTVSLTVGSPPQQVTMVLDTGSELSWLHCKKTPNRPLTFNPLSSVSYTPIPCSSPTCRIRTRDFTSPVSCDPKKLCHATLSYADASSVEGNLAADTFRVGSLDQPRTVFGCMDTYSSSNPEDSKTTGLMGMNRGTLSFVTQMGFPKFSYCISGRDASGILLFGEAKFSWLQPLNYTPLVQMSTPLPYYNRVAYTVQLEGMKVAGRVLPLPKSVYVPDHTGAGQTMVDSGTQFTFLLGPVYTALKMEYLRQTKGVLRVYEDPNFVFQGAMDLCYRVESSRKIIPVLPTVSFMFRGVEMSVSGERLLYRVPGMRVGNDEIHCLTFGNSELLGMEAYIIGHHHQQNLWMEFDLEKSRVGLAEVRCDLASQRLGLNV; encoded by the coding sequence ATGGCAACTTCACTTCGACTTCTTGTCTTAAACATAATAATAATCATAACCTCTGTATCTACATGTTCTTGTAAAAACACTCCATCTTCTCTACTTCTACCGCTCAAAACCAAGTTTATTCCATCAGGGTCACTGCCAAAACCACCGAACAAGCTCTCTTTTCACCACAATGTGTCTTTAACAGTCTCACTTACTGTTGGATCACCACCTCAACAAGTCACTATGGTTCTTGACACTGGTAGTGAGCTTTCTTGGCTACACTGTAAGAAAACACCAAACAGGCCCCTAACTTTTAACCCACTCTCCTCTGTTTCTTACACTCCTATTCCTTGCTCTTCACCTACTTGTAGGATCCGAACCCGGGACTTTACCTCACCCGTTTCTTGTGACCCGAAAAAGCTTTGCCATGCAACTTTGTCTTATGCTGATGCTTCTTCTGTTGAGGGTAATCTTGCGGCCGACACTTTCCGGGTCGGATCACTGGACCAACCCAGAACGGTGTTTGGATGTATGGATACTTATTCAAGTTCGAACCCAGAAGACTCGAAGACTACCGGGTTAATGGGTATGAACCGGGGCACCTTATCATTTGTTACGCAGATGGGGTTCCCAAAATTTTCGTATTGCATATCGGGTCGGGACGCTTCGGGTATTTTACTGTTTGGTGAAGCTAAATTTTCTTGGTTGCAGCCTTTAAATTATACCCCTTTGGTTCAAATGTCTACTCCTTTGCCTTACTATAATCGGGTTGCCTACACGGTTCAATTAGAAGGCATGAAAGTTGCGGGTCGGGTTTTACCATTACCCAAGTCCGTTTACGTGCCGGACCATACCGGTGCGGGTCAAACAATGGTAGACTCGGGTACACAATTTACATTTTTACTCGGTCCAGTTTATACCGCGTTGAAAATGGAATACTTGAGACAAACGAAAGGAGTATTACGAGTTTACGAAGACCCGAATTTCGTGTTTCAAGGGGCAATGGACTTGTGTTACCGTGTCGAAAGTAGTCGAAAAATAATACCGGTTTTACCGACAGTAAGTTTTATGTTTCGGGGAGTGGAAATGAGTGTATCGGGTGAAAGGTTATTGTATCGGGTGCCGGGAATGAGAGTAGGAAACGATGAAATTCATTGTTTAACATTCGGTAATTCGGAATTACTAGGAATGGAAGCGTATATAATTGGGCACCACCATCAACAAAATTTGTGGATGGAATTTGATTTGGAAAAATCCAGGGTTGGACTGGCTGAGGTCAGGTGTGATTTAGCAAGTCAACGTCTTGGACTCAATGTTTAG